One genomic region from Reichenbachiella ulvae encodes:
- a CDS encoding T9SS type A sorting domain-containing protein, translating to MRLKVWLTIIFVTLVGIQATRAQIIVKPISPVSYSNSSQIQGRTLAQLADTTVLPFWDDFSTSSIAPNPAKWNLSDGVYVNGNMAQNPPSFNVISFDGLDSNGTPYDSESTIRLLDILESQAIDLSQIPSGETAVFSFYFQRTGYGEKPEAKDSLRVLLKSINDEWVRNDDLVLTGTGSRDIEPFQRINFPITHPDLLHEGFQLRFENYGNPTGGFDTWHLDYILVDTYDLNITDWESITDHAISRQPTSIFKRYTNIPFDQFFSYSDSIFTNPEFVLYSLFSGQNNVTYLLSVTDTLMNSQLFEVPQNPNQLPLEGINDYKSYSIKGLNMGLFSGLENRDSLFLESKISYLSSNNQPPYLINDTSRMYLNIHETLSYDDGSAEYAGGLNQSGGEIAIQYTLPTQDTLTHVDIYFPRFLPVPTNKTLDLIIYDNLSGETGSTLRRTEIFMSSSDAINRFTRYELSRPVVLPQGDFFISLKQATNDYIPYGLDKNTNNWDRIFFKPDETWIQNTAEQVSGSFMIRAIFADNDYEVLASSSLDESIHIYPNPANQIINIKGDFDHLLLIDLSGQILIESTDSQINVSQLRNGIYLLKINSKGKVITQKLVINH from the coding sequence ATGAGATTGAAGGTTTGGTTAACTATAATTTTCGTGACTCTGGTAGGAATTCAAGCTACCCGGGCACAAATAATAGTCAAACCCATCTCTCCCGTTTCATATTCTAATTCATCACAAATTCAGGGAAGAACATTGGCTCAATTGGCCGACACGACGGTTCTTCCTTTTTGGGATGATTTTTCTACTTCCTCAATAGCACCCAACCCAGCTAAATGGAATCTTTCGGATGGAGTTTATGTCAATGGCAACATGGCTCAAAATCCTCCTAGTTTCAATGTGATCAGTTTTGATGGATTGGATAGCAATGGCACACCATATGATAGTGAATCAACCATTCGTCTGCTTGATATTTTAGAATCTCAAGCCATAGATTTGAGTCAAATTCCTTCTGGTGAAACTGCCGTTTTCAGTTTCTACTTCCAAAGGACAGGGTATGGAGAAAAGCCTGAAGCCAAAGACTCTCTGAGGGTCCTTTTGAAGAGTATAAATGATGAATGGGTAAGAAACGACGACCTGGTACTAACAGGTACAGGATCCAGAGACATAGAGCCTTTTCAAAGGATCAATTTCCCTATCACCCACCCTGACTTGCTTCACGAAGGCTTTCAACTACGATTCGAAAACTATGGCAACCCAACTGGTGGCTTTGACACCTGGCATCTGGACTATATCCTGGTGGACACATATGATTTGAACATTACTGATTGGGAATCCATAACAGACCATGCGATTTCCAGACAACCTACCTCCATTTTCAAGAGATACACCAACATTCCCTTTGATCAATTTTTCAGCTATTCTGATAGTATTTTTACCAACCCAGAATTCGTTTTATATTCTCTTTTCTCTGGTCAAAACAATGTTACTTATCTATTATCTGTAACAGACACATTAATGAATTCGCAGTTATTTGAAGTTCCTCAAAACCCAAACCAGTTGCCTTTGGAAGGAATTAATGATTACAAATCATACTCTATCAAAGGACTAAATATGGGATTATTTTCAGGTTTAGAGAATAGGGATTCTTTGTTCTTAGAGTCAAAAATCTCCTATTTATCAAGTAATAACCAACCACCATACCTAATTAATGACACGTCACGAATGTATCTTAATATCCACGAAACCCTCTCCTACGACGATGGCTCAGCAGAGTATGCAGGTGGACTTAATCAAAGCGGCGGAGAAATTGCCATCCAGTACACCTTACCAACCCAAGACACCCTGACACACGTTGACATTTACTTCCCTCGGTTCCTTCCGGTACCAACAAATAAAACTTTGGATTTGATCATCTATGATAATCTATCAGGTGAAACAGGATCTACACTTAGGCGAACAGAAATATTCATGTCTTCGAGCGATGCGATCAATAGATTCACAAGGTATGAACTCAGTCGACCTGTTGTTCTTCCTCAGGGAGACTTTTTCATTTCTTTAAAACAAGCCACCAATGACTACATTCCTTATGGGTTAGATAAGAATACTAATAACTGGGACCGCATATTTTTCAAGCCTGATGAAACATGGATACAAAATACAGCGGAACAAGTTTCTGGCTCATTTATGATCCGCGCGATTTTTGCAGACAATGATTATGAAGTGCTAGCTTCCAGCTCACTTGATGAGTCAATTCACATTTATCCAAATCCTGCCAATCAAATCATTAACATCAAAGGGGATTTTGATCACCTTCTATTGATAGACTTATCGGGTCAAATATTGATAGAAAGTACCGATTCCCAAATCAACGTGAGTCAACTAAGGAACGGCATTTATCTTCTTAAGATCAACAGCAAAGGGAAAGTGATCACCCAAAAATTGGTGATCAATCATTGA
- a CDS encoding saccharopine dehydrogenase family protein produces the protein MSKVLIIGAGGVGRVVAYKCAQNNEVFSEICLASRTQSKCDVIAKDIKDQLGFEMTTAQVDADNVPELVALINKVKPEMVINVALPYQDLTIMDACLETGVHYLDTANYEPLDEAKFEYSWQWAYQDKFKEAGLTAVLGCGFDPGVTSIYTAYAAKHHFDEIHYLDIVDCNGGDHGKAFATNFNPEINIREVTQKGRYWENGDWVETAPHEIRKDLNYPNIGARASYVIYHEELESLVKNFPSLKRARFWMTFGDEYLTHLRVIQNIGMASIEPIDFEGKQIVPLQFLKAVLPDPGSLGDNYVGETSIGCRIKGLKDGKEKTYYVYNNCKHQDAFDETGAQGVSYTTGVPAMIGAMMLLTKKWTGAGVFNVEEFNPDPFMEQLMTQGLPWVEQHDIDLELN, from the coding sequence ATGTCCAAAGTATTAATCATAGGTGCAGGAGGTGTAGGCCGAGTGGTGGCTTACAAATGTGCACAAAACAACGAAGTGTTTTCTGAGATTTGTCTCGCGAGTCGTACCCAGTCCAAATGTGATGTTATCGCTAAGGATATCAAAGACCAGTTGGGATTTGAAATGACTACCGCTCAAGTGGATGCGGACAATGTTCCAGAACTTGTTGCCTTGATCAACAAAGTGAAACCAGAGATGGTCATCAATGTAGCGTTGCCTTATCAGGATCTTACCATCATGGATGCCTGTTTAGAAACGGGTGTTCATTATTTAGACACCGCCAACTATGAGCCGCTGGACGAGGCGAAATTTGAATATAGCTGGCAATGGGCCTATCAAGACAAATTCAAAGAAGCTGGATTGACTGCTGTTTTGGGTTGTGGGTTTGATCCTGGAGTAACTAGTATTTATACTGCTTATGCAGCTAAGCATCACTTTGATGAGATTCACTATTTGGATATCGTGGATTGCAATGGAGGAGATCATGGTAAAGCATTTGCGACCAATTTCAATCCAGAAATCAACATAAGAGAAGTAACTCAAAAGGGGCGCTACTGGGAAAATGGTGATTGGGTAGAAACTGCGCCACACGAAATAAGAAAGGATCTTAACTATCCTAATATTGGAGCCAGAGCGAGTTATGTGATCTATCACGAAGAACTAGAGTCTTTGGTGAAAAATTTCCCATCCTTGAAAAGAGCGCGTTTCTGGATGACTTTTGGTGATGAATACCTGACTCATTTAAGAGTAATTCAAAACATTGGTATGGCGAGTATCGAGCCGATTGATTTTGAGGGTAAGCAGATCGTTCCTTTGCAGTTTTTGAAGGCTGTATTGCCAGACCCAGGAAGTCTGGGGGACAACTACGTGGGTGAAACCTCTATTGGTTGTAGAATCAAAGGGTTGAAAGACGGAAAGGAAAAAACCTATTATGTCTACAACAACTGCAAACATCAGGATGCATTTGACGAAACGGGCGCACAGGGTGTTTCTTATACGACGGGTGTACCAGCTATGATTGGTGCTATGATGCTATTAACAAAGAAATGGACTGGTGCTGGCGTATTCAATGTGGAAGAGTTCAATCCAGACCCATTCATGGAGCAATTGATGACTCAAGGGCTGCCATGGGTTGAGCAACATGACATTGATTTGGAATTGAATTAA
- a CDS encoding response regulator, with the protein MQKILLIEDNDSVRENTAEILELAGYEVGTACNGKEGIEALRKDIPDLIICDIMMPGLDGYGVLHIVMKNPETSHIPFIFLTAKAEKADMRKGMNLGADDYLTKPYDDIELLDAVEARINRSRQIQKDYETSVSGLDDFFNDAKQVESLKELSKEKKIRAYKKKMNLYHQGDYPNHLIYIKSGKVKTYKTNSDGKELITGLFGPESFLGFNDLITQSDHSEGAMSIEDVEAYFIPKDDFLQLIYKDRSVASSFIKILSNNIKEIEEKMLHLAYNSVRQRVAEALLSVKKNFGEQTVSFSISREDLSNIVGTSPESVIRTLSDFKNEGLIEIQHNKIKLLNAEELSTIISRGF; encoded by the coding sequence GATAGCGTCCGTGAGAATACAGCGGAAATACTAGAACTGGCCGGTTATGAAGTCGGGACAGCATGCAATGGGAAAGAAGGAATTGAGGCCTTGAGAAAGGATATCCCTGATCTGATCATCTGTGATATCATGATGCCAGGATTGGATGGGTATGGAGTGCTTCATATAGTGATGAAGAATCCGGAAACTTCCCACATTCCATTCATCTTCCTAACAGCCAAAGCAGAAAAAGCTGATATGAGAAAGGGGATGAATCTGGGAGCTGATGACTATTTGACCAAACCATATGACGATATTGAGTTGCTGGATGCTGTGGAGGCCAGAATCAATAGGAGTCGTCAGATTCAAAAAGACTATGAGACCAGCGTTTCTGGGCTGGATGATTTCTTCAATGATGCCAAACAGGTAGAGAGTTTGAAAGAGCTTTCGAAAGAGAAGAAGATCCGTGCTTATAAGAAGAAAATGAATCTTTATCATCAAGGTGACTACCCTAACCATTTGATCTATATCAAATCAGGAAAGGTAAAGACCTATAAAACCAACTCGGATGGAAAGGAGTTGATTACTGGATTGTTTGGTCCAGAATCCTTTTTAGGGTTCAACGATTTGATTACCCAATCTGACCATAGCGAAGGTGCTATGTCGATAGAAGATGTCGAAGCTTATTTTATTCCAAAAGATGATTTTCTTCAATTGATTTACAAGGACCGTTCGGTTGCAAGTAGTTTTATCAAGATCTTGTCTAATAACATCAAAGAGATAGAAGAGAAGATGCTGCATCTCGCTTACAATTCTGTAAGGCAGAGAGTGGCAGAAGCACTTTTGTCGGTTAAGAAGAATTTTGGGGAACAAACCGTGTCTTTTTCTATCTCGAGGGAGGATTTGTCTAATATTGTAGGGACCTCACCTGAGTCTGTGATTCGTACATTGTCGGACTTTAAGAACGAGGGATTAATAGAAATTCAGCACAACAAAATCAAGTTGTTGAATGCTGAAGAATTAAGTACCATCATTTCAAGAGGATTTTAA
- a CDS encoding PASTA domain-containing protein, which translates to MEEIVEKKKTSRNQFLIHLGLAIVTIIFLVYATFNIYFPYITNHGESLTVPNLEGKQLEDLEEFLEDRDLRYEVEPDSGYSAKYPPLAVLKQFPLPNAKVKENRKIYVTLNAVNPPMVKLPSLKGRSLKNAQLELRSLGLAMGEIRYKPDFALNTILAQYHEGDLIKEGDEIAKGSTIDFEVGDGLGNQNFQMLNLKNLSLDEAIFVMRGYGLKVGDIYYEKEGYIVTEKEKPDGEIITKKEKVMGGLVFKQNPNSESSARIGQSVDLWVVEIDSAKIKNIPSLDVVDEEQ; encoded by the coding sequence ATGGAAGAAATCGTAGAAAAGAAAAAGACCAGCAGAAACCAGTTCCTCATTCATCTGGGACTAGCGATCGTCACGATCATCTTTTTGGTATATGCTACCTTCAACATATATTTCCCTTATATCACCAATCATGGAGAGAGCCTAACCGTTCCTAACCTGGAAGGCAAACAGCTGGAGGATTTGGAGGAGTTTTTAGAAGACCGTGACCTACGATATGAAGTGGAACCAGACTCTGGCTATTCTGCCAAATACCCTCCGCTAGCGGTACTGAAGCAATTCCCTCTACCCAATGCCAAGGTGAAAGAAAACAGAAAGATCTATGTGACGCTAAATGCAGTAAACCCTCCTATGGTCAAGTTGCCATCACTGAAAGGCAGGTCTCTCAAAAATGCACAGCTAGAACTACGTAGCTTGGGTCTAGCCATGGGAGAAATTAGATACAAGCCAGATTTTGCGCTAAATACGATTTTGGCTCAGTATCATGAAGGCGATTTGATCAAAGAAGGAGACGAAATAGCCAAAGGCTCGACCATTGATTTCGAAGTGGGTGATGGATTAGGCAATCAGAATTTCCAGATGCTCAATCTTAAGAATTTGAGTTTGGATGAGGCCATCTTCGTGATGCGAGGATATGGATTAAAAGTTGGCGATATTTACTATGAAAAAGAAGGCTATATCGTAACAGAAAAGGAAAAGCCTGATGGAGAAATCATCACCAAAAAAGAAAAAGTGATGGGTGGTTTGGTATTCAAGCAAAACCCAAATTCAGAATCCAGCGCAAGAATTGGTCAGTCAGTGGATCTATGGGTAGTTGAAATTGACTCTGCAAAGATTAAAAACATCCCAAGTCTGGATGTAGTAGATGAGGAACAGTAG
- the nspC gene encoding carboxynorspermidine decarboxylase, which yields MSEKTNMPSPCFVLEEAKLRQNLELISKVSRESGAEIILAFKGFAMWKAFPIIREYIHGATASSLHELQLCNEHMNAKAHTYCVAYKEGELNQIIAGSSHLTFNSLSQLSKYKDQVAKQGVSVGLRINPEQSDVETALYNPASPHSRLGVGVEELKEGLPDGVEGFHSHVLCESDSYALEEVLKAIEEKFGQWLPQIKWLNLGGGHLMTRSGYDVEHLIQVLKAFKEKHDLHIILEPGSAFAWQTGYLKTTVLDVVDRKGQKTAIIDASFTCHMPDCLEMPYRPKIEEGNEKLEEGQIAYRMGGVSCLAGDFMESYGFDQELKPGDSITFLDMMHYTMVKTSTFNGIGHPGIGVIQLDGSFELWREFGYEDFKNRLS from the coding sequence ATGAGTGAAAAAACAAATATGCCTTCTCCATGTTTTGTCCTGGAGGAGGCCAAGCTTCGCCAAAATCTGGAATTGATCTCTAAGGTAAGCCGCGAATCAGGCGCAGAGATTATTCTCGCCTTCAAAGGGTTCGCCATGTGGAAGGCCTTTCCGATTATCAGAGAATACATTCATGGGGCTACAGCGAGTTCCTTACACGAACTTCAGCTCTGTAATGAGCACATGAATGCAAAAGCTCATACCTACTGTGTGGCTTATAAGGAGGGTGAACTGAACCAGATCATTGCAGGCTCCTCTCATCTTACTTTCAACTCACTAAGCCAATTATCAAAGTACAAAGATCAAGTGGCAAAGCAGGGTGTGTCTGTGGGCCTTAGGATCAACCCTGAACAGTCAGATGTAGAAACTGCCTTATACAATCCAGCGTCTCCGCACTCAAGACTTGGGGTGGGAGTCGAAGAGCTAAAGGAGGGCTTGCCTGATGGCGTAGAAGGGTTTCACTCGCATGTGCTTTGTGAGAGTGATTCTTATGCCTTAGAAGAAGTGCTGAAGGCCATAGAAGAGAAGTTTGGGCAATGGCTCCCACAAATCAAATGGTTGAACCTGGGAGGGGGACATTTGATGACTCGAAGTGGTTATGATGTCGAGCACCTGATTCAAGTATTAAAGGCCTTTAAAGAGAAACATGATCTTCATATCATTCTGGAACCAGGTAGTGCCTTTGCCTGGCAAACGGGTTATCTGAAAACGACAGTTCTGGACGTGGTAGATCGCAAAGGACAAAAGACGGCAATCATTGATGCTTCCTTTACTTGTCACATGCCAGATTGCCTGGAGATGCCCTATAGACCCAAAATCGAAGAGGGAAATGAGAAGTTAGAAGAAGGGCAGATTGCTTACCGCATGGGAGGTGTAAGCTGCCTTGCTGGTGATTTTATGGAGTCTTATGGGTTTGATCAAGAACTGAAACCGGGCGACTCAATTACCTTTCTGGATATGATGCATTATACGATGGTGAAGACCTCAACTTTCAATGGGATCGGTCATCCAGGCATAGGTGTCATCCAATTAGATGGGAGCTTTGAGCTTTGGCGAGAGTTTGGTTACGAGGACTTTAAAAATCGATTGTCCTGA
- the bcp gene encoding thioredoxin-dependent thiol peroxidase, protein MSLEVGADAPQFEGVNQKGETVKLSDFAGKKLVLYFYPKDNTPGCTAESCDLRDNYKALLDQGYEVLGVSTDSEKSHQKFIDKYELPFDLIADTDKKVHEMFGTWGEKQMYGRKYMGTFRTTFVIDENGKIEEIISKVKTKEHSAQILK, encoded by the coding sequence ATGAGTTTAGAAGTAGGAGCAGATGCTCCCCAATTCGAAGGAGTAAACCAAAAAGGAGAGACCGTTAAACTTTCAGATTTCGCTGGGAAAAAGCTGGTTTTGTATTTTTACCCAAAGGATAACACACCGGGCTGCACAGCAGAGTCCTGTGATCTCAGGGATAATTATAAGGCGTTGTTAGATCAGGGCTATGAGGTCTTGGGAGTGAGTACTGATAGTGAAAAATCACATCAGAAGTTTATTGATAAGTATGAATTGCCATTTGACCTGATCGCAGATACAGATAAGAAGGTTCATGAAATGTTCGGAACATGGGGAGAAAAGCAGATGTATGGTAGAAAGTACATGGGAACTTTTCGAACTACATTTGTAATCGATGAAAATGGGAAGATAGAAGAGATTATCTCAAAGGTGAAAACCAAAGAGCATAGTGCTCAGATACTGAAATAA
- the ddlA gene encoding D-alanine--D-alanine ligase encodes MAQDKINVGILFGGKSAEHEISLRSAKNVIDALDKTRFNPVLIGISKEGKWLFDEAADLILGEGENLTLKGDADHVSLVPQSAGQLNSLNNSAFSEKIDVVFPILHGPMGEDGAVQGLLKLADVPFVGGDVLGSAVGMDKDVMKRLLRDAGLPIGKYVALRSHEERPTFEAITAELGLPLFVKPANLGSSVGINRVDDEGTYQKALDEAFAYDRKIVIEEFIDGREIECAILGNEEPKASIPGEISFSHNFYSYEAKYLDDKGYTINIPAKITEDQIKNIQEIAIKTFQVLECEGFSRVDVFLTKEGEILVNEINTIPGFTKISMYPKLWEASGIAYTDLISELIDLAIDRHQKLSQLRTSI; translated from the coding sequence ATGGCACAGGATAAAATTAACGTTGGAATCTTATTTGGAGGCAAGTCTGCCGAACATGAAATCTCACTTCGCTCTGCTAAAAATGTGATAGACGCACTTGATAAAACGCGTTTTAATCCCGTTTTGATAGGAATAAGCAAAGAAGGGAAGTGGCTTTTTGATGAAGCGGCTGATTTGATTCTGGGCGAAGGAGAAAATCTGACGCTAAAAGGAGATGCTGATCATGTGTCTCTGGTGCCGCAGAGTGCAGGCCAACTAAATTCTCTAAACAATAGTGCTTTCTCTGAAAAAATTGATGTGGTATTCCCCATACTGCATGGTCCGATGGGCGAGGATGGAGCAGTACAGGGCTTGTTGAAATTGGCGGATGTGCCATTCGTGGGAGGCGATGTTCTGGGTTCTGCTGTAGGTATGGACAAGGATGTGATGAAGAGATTGCTGCGTGATGCGGGATTGCCAATTGGGAAGTACGTGGCTCTGCGCTCTCATGAAGAGCGCCCAACCTTTGAAGCAATCACTGCTGAACTTGGGTTGCCTTTGTTTGTGAAGCCTGCTAACCTGGGTTCCTCTGTGGGGATCAATAGAGTTGATGATGAGGGGACTTATCAAAAGGCTTTGGATGAAGCGTTTGCCTATGACAGGAAAATTGTAATAGAAGAGTTCATCGATGGGAGAGAGATAGAATGTGCCATATTAGGAAATGAGGAACCAAAAGCCTCCATTCCAGGCGAGATTTCATTCAGTCATAACTTTTACTCCTACGAAGCTAAATATCTGGATGATAAGGGCTACACTATCAATATCCCGGCGAAAATTACAGAAGATCAAATCAAGAATATACAAGAGATCGCTATCAAAACCTTTCAGGTCTTAGAATGCGAAGGTTTTTCTCGTGTAGATGTGTTTTTGACTAAGGAGGGTGAAATATTGGTCAATGAAATCAATACCATCCCAGGTTTTACCAAAATCAGTATGTACCCGAAACTATGGGAGGCCAGTGGAATCGCCTATACAGATTTGATTTCTGAGCTCATCGACCTTGCGATAGATAGACATCAAAAGCTGTCTCAACTTAGAACGTCTATCTAG
- a CDS encoding DUF4136 domain-containing protein, producing the protein MYKHSFFATLLVCITLFFSCSSQRDFVIESDYSYNGRFKKYKTFDFIAMSENDSLVHKQLIEETIASRMHAQGYRYSTDKPDLLITYKIFVENFDMKGYSQPSFDRWVAENWSEKLLVDDKLVNDGSADITAEYNDQKFAMYDGTMLVSFFDRKRRRTVWQGYASGVFAQGDDTSERSVKIATAKIFREFRIVANGYIIKKDV; encoded by the coding sequence ATGTACAAACACTCATTCTTCGCAACCCTTCTTGTATGTATCACCTTGTTTTTTTCTTGTTCCAGCCAAAGAGACTTTGTCATCGAATCGGATTATAGCTACAACGGTCGATTCAAAAAATACAAAACCTTTGACTTCATTGCCATGTCAGAAAATGACTCATTGGTACACAAGCAATTAATTGAAGAAACCATCGCGTCTAGAATGCACGCCCAAGGCTATCGCTACAGCACTGACAAACCTGATCTGCTTATAACCTATAAGATCTTCGTTGAGAATTTTGATATGAAAGGTTACTCACAACCCAGTTTTGATAGATGGGTAGCAGAGAACTGGAGTGAAAAACTACTGGTAGATGACAAATTGGTCAATGATGGTTCCGCAGACATCACAGCTGAATACAACGATCAAAAATTCGCTATGTATGATGGTACTATGTTGGTTTCCTTTTTTGACAGAAAAAGAAGAAGAACAGTATGGCAAGGCTATGCGTCAGGAGTTTTTGCTCAGGGCGATGACACTTCTGAAAGAAGCGTAAAGATTGCAACCGCTAAGATATTCAGAGAATTTAGAATTGTAGCTAATGGCTACATAATCAAAAAAGACGTTTAA